The following are encoded in a window of Dysidea avara chromosome 4, odDysAvar1.4, whole genome shotgun sequence genomic DNA:
- the LOC136252762 gene encoding fringe glycosyltransferase-like, protein MAEVMKETGLMLALTNCDKHHTQMGLCCKTGAEFGAYYKTLEKYKSEMKSFQCFCHFDDDMYVNVPELSNLLQQYDPGKPYYIGSSDDPKYIVSKIEKIL, encoded by the exons GTTTAATGTTAGCATTAACAAATTGTGATAAGCACCATACACA AATGGGTCTCTGTTGTAAAACTGGAGCGGAATTTGGTGCTTATTACAAAACTTTAGAGAAGTACAAGAGTGAAATGAAAAG TTTTCAATGTTTCTGTCACTTTGATGATGACATGTATGTCAATGTACCAGAATTGAGTAATCTCTTGCAACAATATGATCCAGGGAAACCATATTATATTGGATCATCAGACGATCCTAAATATATT GTGAGTAAGATAGAGAAGATTCTGTGA